Proteins from one Algicella marina genomic window:
- a CDS encoding nucleoside/nucleotide kinase family protein, translating to MRPTDESITTLCGEIRALASGQARFLLGIAGPPASGKSTLASKLVDAMPEAALLPMDGFHLDDKVLDANGWRSRKGAPHTFDVGGFVSLLGRVRAGEDVYAPEFDRDLELSRGSALAINAPMVIVEGNYLLFESDGWDAVRPLLDACWFLDVSEMELVRRLRHRWADRVDAEAWIENNDLPNIRAVRESRFRADRLLSP from the coding sequence ATGAGGCCCACGGACGAGAGCATCACAACGCTTTGCGGCGAGATACGCGCGCTTGCTTCCGGGCAGGCGCGCTTTCTGCTGGGTATCGCCGGACCGCCCGCTTCCGGCAAGTCGACGCTGGCAAGCAAACTGGTTGACGCGATGCCGGAGGCCGCGCTGCTGCCCATGGATGGGTTCCACCTCGATGACAAGGTGCTGGACGCCAATGGCTGGCGCAGTCGCAAGGGCGCGCCGCACACATTCGATGTCGGCGGATTCGTTTCTCTGTTGGGACGTGTCCGGGCCGGAGAGGACGTGTATGCACCGGAGTTCGACCGTGACCTGGAACTCTCTCGCGGTTCTGCCCTGGCTATCAATGCCCCGATGGTGATCGTGGAAGGGAATTACCTGCTGTTCGAATCCGACGGTTGGGATGCGGTGCGGCCGTTGCTTGATGCCTGCTGGTTTCTCGATGTGTCGGAGATGGAACTCGTGCGCCGTCTGAGACACCGCTGGGCGGACCGGGTGGATGCGGAGGCGTGGATCGAGAACAACGACCTGCCAAACATCCGGGCTGTTCGGGAGAGCAGGTTCCGGGCGGACCGGTTGCTGTCGCCGTAG
- a CDS encoding branched-chain amino acid aminotransferase, protein MAGAYDDRDGTIWLDGKLVPWRDAKVHLLTHALHYGSSVFEGERAYNGKIFESRKHSERLLFSGKEMDIPIPYSVDQIEAAKDEALKASGLSDAYVRAVCWRGSGEDMGVASSHNPVRMGIAVWEWGAYYGDAKMKGAKIDIAKWKRPDPATIPCFAKAAGLYMICTMSKHAAEAKGCSDALMMDYRGYVAEATGANVFFVKDGKVHTPTPDCFLNGITRQTVIGMLKSKGVEVVERHIMPEELPGFEQCWLTGTAAEVTPVGQIGPHMFEVGALTRDIALDYEKLVRGQLVDA, encoded by the coding sequence ATGGCCGGGGCGTATGACGATCGGGACGGAACGATCTGGTTGGATGGCAAGCTGGTGCCTTGGCGGGATGCCAAAGTGCACCTTCTGACCCACGCGCTGCATTATGGCTCTTCCGTGTTCGAGGGCGAGCGGGCGTACAACGGGAAGATCTTCGAGAGCCGCAAGCATTCGGAGCGGCTGCTCTTTTCCGGCAAGGAGATGGACATTCCCATCCCCTACTCGGTTGACCAGATCGAGGCGGCGAAGGACGAGGCGCTGAAGGCCTCCGGCCTGTCGGACGCCTATGTGCGTGCGGTCTGCTGGCGCGGTTCGGGCGAAGATATGGGCGTGGCATCGTCACACAATCCGGTGCGGATGGGCATCGCCGTCTGGGAATGGGGCGCCTATTACGGTGACGCGAAGATGAAGGGCGCCAAGATCGACATCGCCAAGTGGAAGCGACCCGACCCGGCCACGATCCCTTGCTTCGCCAAGGCCGCTGGTCTCTACATGATCTGCACCATGTCCAAACACGCGGCGGAGGCCAAGGGTTGTTCTGATGCGCTGATGATGGACTACCGTGGCTACGTGGCAGAGGCTACGGGTGCGAACGTGTTCTTCGTCAAGGATGGCAAGGTACATACGCCTACGCCCGACTGCTTCCTGAACGGTATCACCCGGCAGACCGTAATCGGCATGCTGAAGTCCAAGGGTGTGGAAGTGGTCGAGCGCCACATCATGCCCGAGGAACTGCCCGGCTTCGAACAGTGCTGGCTGACGGGCACCGCTGCGGAGGTGACGCCGGTGGGCCAGATCGGGCCGCATATGTTCGAGGTCGGGGCACTGACGCGCGATATCGCGCTGGACTACGAAAAACTGGTGCGCGGCCAACTCGTCGACGCATGA
- a CDS encoding zinc-finger domain-containing protein: MTTENLPTAPIHDAPETEEVETTRVACDGGTLGHPRVWLQINPAVGWIDCGYCDKRYILKAGASAH; the protein is encoded by the coding sequence ATGACGACCGAGAACCTGCCGACAGCACCCATACACGACGCCCCGGAGACCGAAGAGGTGGAAACCACGCGCGTTGCCTGCGATGGCGGAACACTTGGCCATCCGCGCGTCTGGCTTCAGATCAATCCTGCAGTCGGGTGGATCGATTGCGGGTATTGCGACAAACGCTACATCCTGAAAGCCGGCGCGTCGGCTCACTGA
- a CDS encoding MarR family winged helix-turn-helix transcriptional regulator gives MPQDRNPTTGEQLLFLTDDQLRQGIELMFFAYRGFTADPDLILEEYSYGRAHHRALHFINRRPGLTVNDLLDLLGVTKQSLNRVLRQLVDDGLVDSRVGTTDRRQRNLYLTATGTALEAKLSTTQRARMRKAYSNAGPQAVQGFRAVLEQIIEPEMRPRIARLLEQKTHD, from the coding sequence ATGCCCCAGGACAGAAACCCGACCACCGGTGAACAACTCCTGTTCCTCACCGATGACCAGCTTCGCCAGGGCATCGAACTGATGTTCTTCGCTTATCGCGGCTTCACCGCCGATCCGGACCTGATCCTGGAGGAGTATAGCTACGGCCGCGCTCACCACAGGGCACTGCACTTTATCAACCGCCGCCCGGGCCTTACCGTCAACGACCTGCTCGACCTGCTTGGTGTCACGAAGCAATCACTCAACCGTGTCTTGCGACAACTCGTGGACGATGGTCTCGTCGATAGCCGCGTGGGCACGACGGACCGGCGCCAGCGCAACCTCTACCTCACTGCCACAGGCACCGCCCTTGAAGCCAAACTTTCCACCACACAGCGCGCCCGGATGCGCAAGGCGTACTCCAATGCCGGGCCGCAAGCTGTGCAGGGCTTCCGTGCCGTGTTAGAACAGATCATTGAGCCCGAAATGCGCCCCCGCATTGCCCGATTGTTGGAGCAGAAGACGCATGACTGA
- a CDS encoding alpha/beta hydrolase family protein produces the protein MIKRSSAFKLRAGAALVCAVFLSIGPQARSAEYVAGVRQMTAPTEERDHALSVTVWYPAAQGGEKTMLGDNIFFEGTAAMKDAPIQDGEFPLILLSHGAGLAGSADAMSWIATPLAEEGFIVAAPTHPGNTGRNRSAAETMKLWLRPSDISNTLDAVEVDPSLRAHVKSGQTGLLGLSMGGNTALLVAGARLDSALYASYCDTDDLNASLCEWVRLSGVDLGAADAQTVTRDNTDGRVGFVLAIDPAPADIFAQQGFSNISIPVALVNLGERSEIPATVQASGIADAIPGSTYQVIEKASHASMFAECKPGAAEIAVEEGIEDPICTDGGGESRQLIHTQLIEMVTAAFDAALRPEK, from the coding sequence ATGATCAAGAGATCGTCCGCATTCAAATTGCGTGCAGGCGCAGCGCTGGTTTGTGCTGTCTTTCTCTCCATTGGTCCGCAGGCCCGTTCGGCCGAGTATGTCGCCGGCGTCCGGCAGATGACCGCGCCGACGGAGGAGCGGGACCACGCCCTTTCGGTTACGGTTTGGTATCCGGCGGCTCAAGGCGGCGAGAAGACAATGCTGGGCGACAACATCTTTTTCGAAGGTACGGCTGCAATGAAGGATGCGCCGATCCAAGATGGCGAGTTTCCTCTGATCCTGTTGTCACATGGGGCCGGTCTGGCAGGCAGTGCAGATGCGATGAGTTGGATTGCCACGCCATTGGCAGAAGAGGGTTTCATCGTCGCCGCGCCCACGCATCCGGGCAACACCGGGCGGAATCGCTCCGCCGCCGAAACGATGAAGCTCTGGCTGAGGCCGTCCGATATCTCGAACACGCTAGATGCAGTCGAGGTAGATCCGTCTCTGCGGGCGCATGTCAAATCGGGGCAGACTGGGCTTTTGGGCCTGTCTATGGGCGGCAACACAGCATTGCTTGTGGCCGGTGCTCGTCTCGATTCAGCTCTCTACGCCAGTTATTGCGATACCGATGATCTGAACGCCTCGCTTTGCGAATGGGTGCGCCTCAGTGGAGTCGATCTCGGCGCAGCGGACGCGCAGACTGTTACACGCGACAACACCGATGGCCGGGTAGGTTTCGTCTTGGCGATCGACCCTGCGCCTGCGGATATCTTCGCTCAGCAAGGGTTCTCCAACATCTCCATTCCTGTCGCTCTCGTGAATCTTGGCGAGCGTTCCGAGATTCCCGCCACCGTGCAGGCGTCCGGTATCGCGGATGCCATTCCCGGTTCGACCTATCAGGTGATAGAAAAGGCCAGCCATGCCTCGATGTTTGCGGAGTGCAAACCGGGTGCGGCCGAAATAGCCGTGGAGGAAGGCATCGAAGATCCGATCTGCACAGATGGGGGCGGAGAATCACGACAGCTGATACATACGCAACTCATCGAGATGGTTACGGCCGCGTTCGATGCGGCGCTGCGCCCGGAAAAATGA